One bacterium DNA window includes the following coding sequences:
- a CDS encoding PIN domain-containing protein codes for MELTIDTSIALSAAKVGLEYKLPLADSIVLATARANDAIIWTQDADLKGIDGVNFIPKKK; via the coding sequence ATGGAATTAACTATAGATACTTCCATTGCGTTAAGTGCTGCTAAAGTTGGGTTAGAATACAAACTTCCATTAGCTGACAGTATTGTTTTAGCAACAGCTAGAGCAAATGATGCAATAATATGGACACAAGATGCTGATCTTAAAGGCATAGATGGGGTTAATTTTATTCCTAAGAAGAAATAA
- a CDS encoding DUF3795 domain-containing protein → MDVCQKAKDCFCHCKVCEVRKCGQEKSIKNCAYCDEYACEKLNKFFEMAPDAKTTLEEIRREI, encoded by the coding sequence ATGGATGTTTGTCAGAAAGCGAAAGACTGTTTTTGCCACTGCAAAGTCTGTGAAGTAAGGAAGTGCGGACAAGAAAAGAGTATTAAGAATTGTGCCTATTGCGATGAATATGCTTGCGAGAAACTCAACAAGTTTTTTGAAATGGCCCCTGATGCTAAAACTACTCTTGAAGAAATCAGAAGAGAGATCTGA